A genome region from Populus alba chromosome 5, ASM523922v2, whole genome shotgun sequence includes the following:
- the LOC118030033 gene encoding GATA transcription factor 18: MMHRCSSSQCNMVGSCSCGMYYSQNNSFSMLFAMPDQRKSFDETDMYPFTPPSSSSVDCTLSLGTPSTRLSEDDEKRTRHDQRRSGSCMSNNCWDILQTKNDSTPYPPQAHKTSRGNNTCHSSSSNFANNDPLLARRCANCDTTSTPLWRNGPRGPKSLCNACGIRFKKEERRATAANASNANANASGGMEQHYGYHQNNSWVQNQKMPCFSPANEFRFIEDSDRDSDAGNIPFLSWRLNVTDRPSQLVHDFTRY; the protein is encoded by the exons ATGATGCATAGGTGCAGTAGCTCTCAATGTAATATGGTAGGTTCTTGTTCGTGTGGTATGTATTATAGCCAAAACAACTCCTTCTCCATGCTATTTGCCATGCCAGACCAACGCAAATCTTTTGATGAAACAGACATGTATCCTTTCACGCctccttcttcatcttctgtcgATTGCACTCTTTCTTTAGGAACCCCATCTACTCGTTTAAGTGAAGACGACGAGAAAAGAACTAGGCATGATCAACGCCGTTCTGGTTCTTGCATGTCTAACAATTGTTGGGATATTTTGCAAACCAAAAATGATTCTACACCTTATCCCCCTCAAGCCCATAAAACCAGCCGTGGAAATAATACTTGTCATAGTAGCAGCAGCAACTTCGCCAATAACGATCCTCTCCTTGCTCGCCGATGTGCTAATTGTGACACCACTTCTACTCCTCTATGGAGAAACGGTCCAAGAGGCCCTAAG TCACTTTGCAATGCTTGTGGAATTCGGTTCAAGAAGGAAGAGAGAAGGGCAACAGCCGCAAATGCAAGCAATGCAAATGCAAATGCCTCGGGAGGAATGGAGCAGCACTATGGttatcatcaaaacaattcatggGTTCAGAACCAAAAAATGCCATGTTTCTCTCCAGCAAATGAATTCAGGTTCATAGAAGACAGTGATCGAGATTCTGATGCTGGCAATATTCCATTCCTTTCTTGGAGACTCAATGTCACAGATAGGCCTAGCCAGCTTGTTCATGACTTTACAAGATACTGA